A part of Salmo trutta chromosome 15, fSalTru1.1, whole genome shotgun sequence genomic DNA contains:
- the LOC115149275 gene encoding protein PBDC1, which produces MASGNGLASLGVEGATAAAQALSLPAEAYGNDPQLEVMWAMKAYNHAEIYFNLISSVDPSNLKLTKVDDRIYASFKESFSDLNIKNLDPDMLKTAEAKEKWRPFCNQFDGVVEDFNYGTLLRLDCVKDYTEENTIFATRIQFFAIEIARNREGFNTYVFQAKKQPS; this is translated from the exons ATGGCGTCGGGAAATGGACTTGCTTCTCTG GGCGTGGAGGGAGCTACAGCAGCTGCACAGGCTCTATCTCTACCAGCTGAGGCTTATGGGAACGAT CCTCAACTGGAAGTGATGTGGGCGATGAAGGCTTACAATCACGCAGAGATCTACTTCAAT ctgATCTCGTCGGTAGACCCCAGTAATCTGAAGTTGACCAAGGTGGATGACCGGATCTATGCATCCTTCAAAGAATCCTTCTCAGATCTCAACATTAAGAACTTGGACCCAGACATGCTCAAAACGGCAGAGGCCAAAGAG AAGTGGCGTCCATTCTGTAACCAGTTTGACGGAGTGGTGGAGGACTTTAACTATGGGACTCTGCTACGACTTGACTGTGTGAAGGACTACACAGAGGAAAACACCATATTTG CCACCAGGATCCAGTTCTTTGCCATCGAGATCGCTAGGAACAGAGAAGGATTCAACACCTATGTTTTCCAGGCTAAAAAGCAGCCTTCGTAA